One segment of Sinorhizobium sp. BG8 DNA contains the following:
- a CDS encoding glucose 1-dehydrogenase → MQNTAPNFSLEGKVTLVTGASRGIGRACALACAAAGSDIVLGVRDVAASAGLVAELEGAGRRVLPVELDIPNKVHIAQAVDAALATFGRIDVLVNNVGVAPGNLAELVEEKDLDAILDVNIKGTFLMTQAVGRHMIGCNGGRIISISSQAGTVALRGEAIYCMSTAAINHLTRCLAAEWARYNVTVNTVSPTFIHTDGTAPFLSDADNRKATLDHIPLGRIGETDDVVGAVVFLASPAASLITGANLLVDGGWSVA, encoded by the coding sequence ATGCAGAACACTGCGCCGAACTTCAGCCTTGAGGGCAAGGTGACTTTGGTGACCGGCGCGAGCCGTGGCATCGGTCGGGCTTGCGCACTTGCCTGTGCCGCAGCGGGCTCCGATATTGTCCTGGGCGTCCGCGATGTCGCAGCGTCGGCGGGCCTCGTCGCCGAACTCGAGGGCGCGGGACGAAGAGTTCTTCCCGTCGAACTGGACATTCCCAACAAGGTCCATATCGCGCAAGCCGTCGACGCGGCGCTTGCCACGTTCGGTCGGATCGACGTCCTCGTCAACAATGTCGGGGTGGCTCCGGGCAATCTCGCGGAACTCGTGGAGGAGAAGGACCTCGACGCGATACTCGATGTCAACATCAAGGGCACCTTCCTGATGACGCAGGCGGTTGGCCGTCACATGATCGGGTGCAATGGGGGCCGGATCATCAGCATCAGCTCGCAGGCCGGTACGGTGGCGCTGCGCGGCGAGGCAATCTATTGCATGAGCACGGCGGCTATCAATCATCTCACGCGCTGCCTTGCAGCCGAATGGGCACGCTACAACGTCACCGTGAATACCGTATCGCCGACGTTCATCCACACGGATGGTACAGCCCCTTTTCTATCCGATGCCGACAACCGCAAGGCCACGCTCGATCACATTCCGCTCGGCCGGATCGGGGAAACCGATGATGTGGTGGGTGCGGTCGTCTTCCTTGCTTCACCTGCTGCGAGCCTGATCACCGGCGCGAACCTGCTGGTGGACGGTGGATGGTCCGTCGCCTGA
- a CDS encoding ABC transporter permease, with product MSLFTESFVITLFLGAIAAGTPLLLAGLGEQLSEKAGVLNIGLEGMILAGAYAGFLAAWASGSAGLGFIGGAAGGAFIAAFMVLFCVRLGLNQIVIGIALTLAVQGLTALLHFVQFSRSYPRLDGVSKWPIWPLSEIPVVGPILFNHNPIVYLAIACVALFAWIYRMTHLGSVLQAAGDKPAALDAMGVDVVRTRSIAVLTAGALAGLGGAFMSVAVAGVFIPFMSHGNGFIAIVLAMLARGRPLWVLGGALLFGASLSLATAFQVAGVNVPTDVIQMLPFAMVMLVLLVAGRKASLPQALGESFVRGAR from the coding sequence ATGTCGCTATTCACCGAAAGTTTCGTCATCACTCTGTTTCTCGGAGCAATTGCGGCGGGAACTCCGCTTCTGCTGGCGGGCCTCGGGGAGCAGCTCTCCGAAAAGGCAGGCGTGCTCAACATCGGCCTTGAGGGCATGATTCTCGCTGGAGCCTATGCCGGCTTTCTTGCGGCCTGGGCCAGCGGCTCCGCGGGGCTGGGGTTCATCGGCGGCGCCGCGGGCGGCGCCTTCATTGCAGCCTTCATGGTGCTGTTCTGCGTGCGCCTGGGTCTCAACCAGATCGTGATCGGCATCGCCTTGACCCTTGCGGTGCAGGGTCTCACCGCGCTCCTGCACTTCGTGCAATTTTCCCGCAGCTATCCGCGCCTGGACGGCGTCTCGAAATGGCCGATATGGCCGCTTTCGGAGATCCCCGTCGTCGGGCCCATTCTCTTCAACCACAACCCGATCGTCTATCTGGCGATAGCCTGTGTCGCGCTGTTCGCCTGGATATACCGCATGACCCATCTCGGCTCCGTCCTGCAGGCCGCAGGGGACAAGCCGGCCGCACTTGACGCGATGGGCGTGGACGTTGTGCGCACGCGCAGCATCGCCGTCCTGACGGCAGGCGCGCTGGCGGGGCTCGGCGGCGCATTCATGTCGGTCGCGGTCGCGGGGGTCTTCATCCCGTTCATGAGCCACGGCAACGGTTTCATCGCCATCGTCCTTGCCATGCTGGCGCGCGGTCGTCCGCTCTGGGTCCTCGGAGGAGCCCTCCTGTTCGGCGCGAGCCTTTCGCTGGCCACGGCATTTCAGGTCGCGGGCGTCAACGTGCCAACCGACGTCATTCAGATGCTGCCATTTGCGATGGTGATGTTGGTGTTGCTCGTCGCCGGGCGGAAGGCGAGCCTGCCACAGGCACTTGGCGAGAGCTTTGTGCGTGGTGCGCGCTGA
- a CDS encoding CHAT domain-containing protein: MGTLLRDRKVDAPAISESRLGADFLTDRLPWVDAVHVAAHGEWAVGTEYLVLSPKDRLTVDDLLARHRRSVPFVYLNTCELGRTRYVGGGQARGLAYTLAELGAPAVVANTAAVLDEMSAEVAVAFYEHALELPVGEALLAARREATRTWHPALVSSVILFGDADHSIFGEEDVDEPDVAGEFLDAYFDGRDAAARLKTLDDADLIDAIVNGGPRERAALDLVNGFSKVTPETPYEGRIEEIGHAIALADELHHPCAMAMLRFVRASHAMDVPDESNTRRWIDDAIAHIDAVDNGNRIWAQALTRMRAAVRRDRMEKQGLQVQHHGPPDDSGVLDAVLDIKLAVAQAQEEERRPVEQRDIEEDVEDVLWNAVVAGHPNRFEDTSEASDYAAVVTRKLVAMGAFKDTDFERAHPMMTALLCWLWSRQDTTFLSSEMVKGQAGTLAVMVADIADGAIAAGDEPWRQDVLGFDSEVAAVLSELEKVPWERAHEEIPRRLEALGARAVAILDEVAKASPDALAWSAAYVSGVLATRNRFSVLECEDYLYEGMVAAHRSVDGGNEGRFWRYLMDGFRTVREKEPDELERWRMEGLAARAPDSDEEDDDNDMEGAMTDGEEDESDLEGVEPESKAAGPKLSREEREARIRDLLDQPPTGIDNLPEGLLALIIDESYLPVLEESLDADAPLTMICNAVKAIALCADWGWDHREIVSPDTSIPRLVALYEATGSRRVRLHVIDALFNFAPTDLPLSFLIDRLAKDPVPLKARILASMQFILDRPYLKDTIHEGVLPLLHSFCKEPLRTSVYTEEMMGEMDYRHWVFRCIRAVGTRARSRS, encoded by the coding sequence ATCGGCACGCTTCTTCGAGACCGCAAAGTCGATGCGCCCGCGATCTCGGAGAGCCGGCTCGGCGCCGACTTCCTGACCGATCGCCTGCCGTGGGTCGACGCCGTCCACGTTGCGGCCCACGGCGAATGGGCTGTGGGCACCGAGTATCTTGTCCTCTCGCCGAAGGACCGCCTGACGGTCGACGATCTGCTCGCCCGGCATCGCCGGTCCGTGCCCTTCGTCTACCTGAATACCTGCGAGCTCGGCCGCACGCGATATGTCGGCGGCGGACAGGCACGGGGTCTGGCCTACACGCTCGCCGAACTCGGAGCGCCGGCTGTCGTGGCCAACACCGCAGCGGTGCTGGATGAAATGTCTGCCGAGGTTGCCGTTGCATTCTATGAACACGCGCTTGAACTTCCGGTGGGCGAGGCCCTTCTTGCGGCGCGCCGGGAGGCGACGAGGACGTGGCATCCGGCCCTCGTTTCAAGCGTCATTCTCTTCGGGGATGCCGATCACTCTATCTTTGGTGAGGAGGACGTCGACGAGCCCGATGTCGCGGGCGAGTTTCTCGACGCCTATTTCGACGGGCGGGATGCAGCGGCGCGTCTGAAGACGTTGGACGACGCCGACCTGATCGATGCGATCGTGAATGGTGGGCCGCGGGAGCGGGCGGCGCTCGATCTCGTCAATGGCTTCTCCAAGGTCACGCCCGAGACCCCCTATGAAGGCCGGATCGAAGAGATCGGCCATGCCATCGCCTTGGCGGACGAACTGCACCATCCCTGCGCCATGGCCATGCTTCGGTTCGTGCGCGCGTCGCACGCGATGGATGTCCCGGACGAAAGCAACACGAGGCGCTGGATCGACGATGCGATTGCCCATATCGACGCCGTGGACAACGGTAACAGGATCTGGGCGCAGGCCTTGACCAGGATGCGCGCGGCCGTGCGCCGGGATCGTATGGAAAAGCAGGGGCTGCAGGTGCAGCACCACGGCCCCCCTGACGATTCCGGAGTGCTCGACGCGGTGCTAGACATCAAGCTCGCGGTGGCACAGGCACAGGAGGAAGAGCGCCGGCCGGTCGAGCAACGGGATATCGAGGAGGATGTCGAAGACGTCCTCTGGAACGCCGTGGTCGCAGGCCACCCCAACCGCTTTGAAGATACCTCCGAGGCAAGCGACTACGCGGCGGTCGTGACGCGCAAGCTCGTAGCCATGGGTGCGTTCAAAGACACGGACTTCGAACGTGCGCACCCGATGATGACCGCGCTCCTCTGCTGGCTCTGGTCTCGCCAGGACACCACTTTCCTGTCTTCGGAAATGGTGAAGGGCCAGGCCGGCACGCTTGCCGTGATGGTAGCAGACATTGCAGACGGGGCGATCGCCGCGGGCGACGAGCCATGGCGGCAGGATGTCCTCGGCTTCGATTCCGAAGTGGCTGCTGTCCTCTCCGAGCTGGAGAAAGTGCCATGGGAGCGTGCGCACGAGGAAATCCCCCGACGTCTCGAGGCACTCGGTGCGCGAGCGGTGGCGATCCTTGACGAGGTGGCGAAGGCGTCGCCCGATGCCCTCGCCTGGTCCGCCGCATACGTCTCGGGTGTCCTTGCGACGCGCAACCGCTTCTCTGTGCTCGAGTGCGAGGACTATCTCTACGAAGGGATGGTGGCTGCGCACCGAAGCGTGGACGGGGGCAACGAGGGTCGCTTCTGGCGCTACCTCATGGATGGCTTCAGGACAGTGCGCGAGAAGGAGCCGGACGAACTGGAGCGGTGGCGGATGGAAGGTCTCGCAGCGCGCGCGCCCGATAGTGACGAAGAGGACGATGACAACGACATGGAGGGTGCGATGACCGACGGGGAAGAAGATGAAAGCGATTTGGAGGGCGTTGAACCGGAAAGCAAAGCGGCCGGTCCAAAGCTCAGCCGCGAGGAACGTGAGGCCCGGATCCGGGACCTTCTCGATCAGCCGCCCACCGGGATCGACAACCTTCCGGAGGGTTTGCTGGCCCTGATCATCGACGAGAGCTACCTGCCTGTCCTCGAGGAAAGCCTCGATGCTGACGCCCCGCTCACGATGATCTGCAACGCGGTAAAGGCGATCGCACTCTGCGCGGACTGGGGATGGGATCATCGCGAGATCGTCTCGCCCGACACCTCGATACCTCGGCTGGTTGCGCTCTACGAGGCGACAGGGAGCCGGCGGGTTCGCCTCCACGTCATCGACGCGCTCTTCAACTTCGCGCCAACCGACCTCCCGCTTTCTTTCCTGATCGACCGGCTGGCCAAGGATCCTGTCCCGCTGAAGGCGAGGATCCTTGCGAGCATGCAGTTCATTCTCGATCGCCCCTATCTCAAGGACACGATTCACGAGGGCGTGCTCCCGCTGCTCCATAGCTTCTGCAAGGAACCGCTCAGAACCAGTGTCTACACGGAAGAAATGATGGGAGAGATGGACTACCGCCACTGGGTCTTCCGGTGCATACGCGCCGTGGGGACGAGAGCTCGGTCCCGATCATAG
- a CDS encoding sugar ABC transporter ATP-binding protein → MNHSPDIPSPDARPTPFLSLSGVGKTYPGVVALDDLSMEIVRGEVIGLVGENGAGKSTLMKILGGVIAPDRGTILLDGAELRYLTVESSIASGIAFVHQELNLFENLDVAANIFLGREPLKAGPFKLVDRDRLRDMVKPLLKRVGAHFSADTPVASLSLAEQQMVEIAKALSINARLVIFDEPTSSLPLAETERLLSIIKSLKADGISVIFISHRLHEVERVADRVVVLRDGALVGTLARKDIGHDQMVKLMIGRVLAARTAKPQRLPGSVALKASGVRTAAYPGHPVDLEIRYGEIMGLAGLVGSGRTELARVLFGIDRSYGGTVLQDGQEVAIRSARDAVARGIFLVPEDRKRNGILLDFPIAQNISLADLPMLASHFMLSAERETAAAEKQRVRLGIKAPSVSTRTGTLSGGNQQKVVLAKWLSMRPKVMIFDEPTRGIDIGAKNEIYGLMRALADAGVAILMISSDMEEVIGVSDRIAVMHEGQIAGILDEDEFSQESVLLLAVGKRVK, encoded by the coding sequence ATGAATCATAGCCCCGACATTCCGTCACCGGACGCGCGCCCAACGCCGTTCCTTTCCCTTTCCGGCGTTGGCAAGACCTATCCAGGCGTCGTTGCCCTCGATGATCTCTCGATGGAGATCGTGCGAGGCGAGGTCATAGGCCTTGTCGGCGAAAACGGGGCTGGAAAATCGACGTTGATGAAAATTCTCGGCGGCGTGATCGCACCCGATCGGGGCACGATCCTGCTGGACGGAGCAGAGCTTCGTTACCTCACTGTAGAATCGAGCATCGCGTCCGGCATCGCCTTCGTGCATCAGGAACTCAATCTCTTTGAGAATCTCGACGTCGCCGCCAATATCTTCCTGGGGCGCGAACCGCTCAAGGCGGGACCTTTCAAGCTCGTCGATCGCGATCGGCTAAGGGACATGGTGAAGCCGCTCCTGAAGCGTGTGGGCGCGCATTTTTCCGCCGACACACCCGTGGCGTCGCTTTCGCTCGCCGAGCAGCAGATGGTGGAAATCGCCAAGGCGCTGTCCATCAACGCGAGGCTCGTCATCTTCGACGAGCCCACTTCCAGCCTCCCACTGGCGGAAACCGAGCGGCTGCTCAGCATCATCAAATCGCTGAAGGCGGATGGAATAAGCGTCATTTTCATCTCGCATCGCCTCCACGAGGTCGAGCGTGTGGCCGACCGGGTCGTCGTACTTCGAGATGGCGCGCTTGTGGGCACGCTCGCCAGGAAGGACATCGGCCACGACCAGATGGTCAAGCTGATGATCGGCCGGGTGCTTGCGGCCCGGACGGCAAAGCCGCAGCGCTTGCCCGGTTCCGTTGCGCTGAAGGCAAGCGGCGTGCGCACTGCGGCCTATCCCGGCCACCCCGTTGATCTTGAAATCAGGTATGGAGAAATCATGGGGCTTGCGGGTCTCGTCGGCTCGGGCCGCACGGAGCTCGCAAGGGTACTCTTCGGCATCGACCGGAGTTACGGCGGAACTGTTCTGCAGGACGGACAGGAAGTGGCGATCCGGTCAGCGCGGGACGCCGTTGCTCGCGGCATTTTCCTCGTGCCGGAGGATCGCAAGCGCAACGGCATTCTTCTCGATTTCCCGATCGCCCAGAACATAAGCCTTGCCGATCTCCCCATGCTCGCCAGCCACTTCATGCTTTCCGCCGAGCGGGAGACGGCGGCGGCCGAGAAGCAGCGTGTTCGCCTCGGCATCAAGGCGCCATCCGTTTCGACCCGCACCGGCACTCTGTCCGGCGGCAACCAGCAGAAGGTGGTGCTTGCCAAATGGCTGTCGATGAGGCCGAAGGTGATGATCTTCGACGAACCGACACGCGGCATCGATATCGGCGCGAAGAACGAGATCTACGGGCTGATGCGGGCGCTTGCCGATGCGGGTGTCGCGATCCTGATGATCTCGAGCGACATGGAAGAGGTGATCGGCGTTTCCGACCGCATTGCCGTGATGCATGAGGGCCAGATCGCCGGTATTCTCGATGAAGACGAGTTCAGTCAGGAAAGCGTGCTTTTGCTTGCCGTCGGCAAACGCGTAAAATAG
- a CDS encoding ATP-binding cassette domain-containing protein — MQATIEAAASPSHASARPFIGLRGVTKRFPGVIANNNVNIDIWPGEVHVLLGENGAGKSTLVGMLSGLQQPDEGAIEVDEAAVTITSPRQALSLGIGTVFQHSMLVPSLTVVDNFTLDGVWWRKPDRSGVAKRIHETAERVGLRVDPFALVSSLSLGERQQVEILRALMRGSRCLILDEATAMLTPHEAVALGELMRRLAAGGLAVIFITHKLNEALAYGDRISVLRLGRNAGAISPQELRAQSDEQNTANIIGLMFGQSAVGNGNDQPRAPRDLGPVVLEVANLSSGAGRIPLNAISFTLRSGEILGIAGSMATVRRNSPRLSRARHPRRAA, encoded by the coding sequence ATGCAGGCGACAATCGAGGCGGCAGCCTCTCCGTCACATGCGTCCGCGAGGCCGTTCATCGGTCTGCGCGGCGTAACCAAACGTTTTCCCGGCGTCATCGCCAACAATAACGTCAACATCGATATCTGGCCCGGCGAAGTGCATGTTCTGCTCGGCGAAAATGGCGCCGGAAAATCCACCCTTGTCGGTATGCTCTCGGGCCTGCAGCAGCCGGATGAAGGGGCGATCGAGGTCGATGAGGCGGCCGTCACCATAACCTCCCCCCGTCAGGCCCTGTCCTTGGGAATAGGCACGGTCTTTCAGCATTCCATGCTGGTGCCGAGCCTGACGGTCGTGGACAATTTCACACTCGATGGCGTCTGGTGGCGCAAGCCGGATCGAAGCGGCGTCGCCAAGCGCATTCATGAAACCGCGGAACGCGTGGGCCTGAGGGTCGATCCCTTCGCCCTCGTCTCGAGCCTTTCGCTCGGCGAGCGCCAGCAGGTCGAAATACTGCGGGCGCTGATGCGCGGCAGCCGCTGTCTGATCCTCGATGAAGCCACCGCCATGCTGACCCCGCACGAGGCGGTCGCTCTCGGCGAATTGATGCGCCGGCTCGCGGCCGGCGGGCTCGCGGTCATTTTCATCACGCACAAGCTGAACGAGGCGCTGGCCTATGGTGACCGGATTTCGGTCCTGCGACTCGGTCGGAATGCAGGGGCCATCAGCCCGCAGGAGCTTCGGGCACAATCGGACGAACAGAACACGGCCAACATCATCGGGCTGATGTTCGGTCAATCGGCGGTCGGCAACGGCAACGATCAGCCGCGCGCGCCGCGGGATCTCGGACCGGTCGTCCTGGAAGTCGCGAATCTCAGCTCCGGGGCAGGGCGTATCCCGTTGAACGCGATCTCCTTCACCCTGCGCTCGGGAGAAATCCTGGGCATCGCGGGATCGATGGCAACGGTCAGAAGGAACTCGCCGAGGCTCTCTCGGGCCAGACACCCTCGTCGGGCAGCGTAA
- a CDS encoding ABC transporter permease has protein sequence MSDPQANAVSMENSSGRSVLPAWGRMLGVSLAPLVAALALGGLILLAMGVNPLSYYVYVVERAILSPSGLAATLTRMGPFLLIAASLIVAFRAGIWNLGGDGQFLLAAVIVAATTPLMFDSGVPIWLNLLIGLIVGVVIGALWGVVPALLKAWHGINEIITTLMMSFLGVSLANVLVKLAFLDPATTTPQTRTLPVDARLPKLFDTTVSSGLIIGLVVIVAVHLMMTRTSFGMKLRVVGANPRAAVHAGLSVPKLTIAVFAISAGLAGLSGAVDILGTQGNVRADWNPAYSLTVVPLVFLARLNGFGSIAYVFLFSALTIGSESAARRLGVPSFFSLVIVALLLITLALAEYMDKHRQYRAKL, from the coding sequence ATGAGCGATCCACAAGCCAACGCCGTCAGCATGGAAAATTCCTCCGGGCGAAGTGTTCTTCCGGCATGGGGCAGGATGCTGGGCGTCAGCCTCGCGCCGCTCGTCGCCGCCCTCGCGCTCGGCGGACTCATTCTTCTGGCGATGGGCGTCAACCCGTTGAGCTACTACGTCTATGTGGTCGAGCGCGCCATTCTGTCGCCTTCCGGCCTGGCGGCGACGCTGACAAGAATGGGACCGTTTCTCCTGATTGCGGCCAGCCTCATTGTCGCGTTCCGGGCGGGTATCTGGAATCTCGGCGGCGATGGGCAGTTCCTGCTGGCAGCCGTCATCGTGGCCGCGACGACCCCTCTGATGTTCGATTCCGGCGTGCCGATCTGGCTCAACCTGCTGATCGGACTGATCGTCGGTGTTGTGATCGGGGCGCTGTGGGGCGTGGTGCCGGCCCTCCTGAAAGCCTGGCACGGCATCAACGAGATCATCACGACGCTCATGATGAGCTTTCTCGGCGTGTCGCTCGCCAATGTGCTGGTCAAGCTCGCCTTCCTCGACCCGGCCACGACGACGCCGCAGACCCGTACGCTGCCGGTGGACGCGCGCCTGCCGAAACTCTTCGACACGACGGTTTCGTCCGGCCTGATCATCGGCCTCGTCGTCATCGTCGCGGTGCATCTGATGATGACGCGCACCTCCTTCGGCATGAAGCTGCGTGTCGTGGGGGCCAACCCGCGCGCCGCGGTTCATGCAGGCCTGTCGGTGCCGAAGCTGACCATAGCGGTGTTCGCCATTTCGGCGGGTCTGGCGGGGCTGTCGGGCGCCGTGGACATTCTGGGCACCCAGGGCAATGTACGCGCCGATTGGAACCCGGCCTACAGCCTGACTGTCGTGCCGCTGGTTTTCCTGGCCCGTCTGAACGGCTTCGGCTCCATCGCCTATGTGTTCCTGTTTTCCGCGCTCACCATCGGTAGCGAGAGCGCCGCCCGGCGGCTCGGGGTGCCGAGCTTTTTCTCGCTCGTCATCGTCGCGCTGCTGCTGATCACCCTGGCGCTCGCGGAATACATGGACAAGCACCGGCAGTACCGGGCAAAGCTCTGA
- a CDS encoding BMP family protein produces MRINIKSSVSRFAIALAICGGVAGFASAEDLDSIAILAPEMGTDMGWNQQGVDAAKAAGEAAGVKVIVAENLGYGDVRPTLRELAEDGADLLIAHASGYNTAAPEIGEELGVPVAIVDSPDKLAAGKVADYTAAGSDGSYLAGRLAAKMSRTKVVGIVVSGEPPSWNNMSVAFAQGVKAENPAVEVRYAVIGPAAYADAAGGKRVTETVIASGADIIFGQGNGSSFGMLQAVETTPATDGGKAYFIDVIGDKTSIDKGHLLSSVIWDLTPVYGAMIKDLKDGKFGSQNYNIKLDDGSLRLLKTANVPDNIWAEIEALRADVVSGKIKVEPKFDADSVHALVKTVSAD; encoded by the coding sequence ATGAGGATAAATATTAAGTCGTCCGTCAGCCGTTTCGCAATTGCACTGGCAATCTGCGGAGGTGTTGCTGGATTCGCATCGGCCGAAGATCTGGATTCTATCGCGATCCTGGCTCCGGAGATGGGCACCGACATGGGCTGGAACCAGCAGGGCGTGGATGCCGCCAAGGCCGCCGGGGAAGCTGCAGGCGTCAAGGTGATCGTCGCCGAAAATCTCGGCTACGGGGACGTGCGTCCCACCCTGCGCGAGTTGGCCGAAGACGGTGCCGACCTCCTCATCGCCCATGCCTCCGGCTACAACACCGCTGCACCGGAAATCGGCGAAGAACTGGGCGTCCCGGTCGCAATCGTCGATAGCCCCGACAAGCTGGCCGCCGGCAAGGTTGCCGACTACACCGCAGCGGGCAGCGACGGCTCCTACCTTGCCGGCCGCCTGGCTGCCAAGATGTCCCGCACCAAGGTCGTCGGCATCGTCGTCTCGGGCGAACCGCCGTCGTGGAACAACATGTCGGTCGCCTTCGCCCAGGGCGTGAAGGCGGAAAACCCGGCGGTCGAAGTTCGCTACGCGGTTATCGGACCGGCTGCCTATGCGGATGCGGCCGGCGGCAAGCGCGTAACCGAAACGGTCATCGCTTCGGGTGCGGATATCATCTTCGGCCAGGGCAACGGCTCGAGCTTCGGCATGTTGCAGGCCGTGGAAACCACGCCTGCCACCGACGGCGGAAAAGCCTATTTCATCGACGTGATCGGTGACAAAACGTCCATCGACAAGGGCCACCTGCTGTCGTCGGTCATCTGGGATCTGACGCCGGTCTATGGCGCGATGATCAAGGATCTCAAGGACGGGAAGTTCGGTAGCCAGAACTACAACATCAAGCTCGATGACGGCAGCCTGCGTCTGCTGAAGACGGCTAACGTTCCCGACAACATCTGGGCCGAAATCGAAGCGCTTCGGGCGGACGTCGTCTCCGGCAAGATCAAGGTCGAGCCCAAGTTCGACGCTGACAGCGTTCACGCGCTGGTAAAGACCGTCAGCGCCGACTGA
- a CDS encoding ABC transporter permease, translating to MIKKDLGLLILIVVVGIVVAIINPRFLLPINLANTANLIGLFGILSIGQAFVIITGGIELSVGSLVALLGVLFIDFIAVQDMSWMLALPLILVLGAVIGAIHGWLITRLNLQPFVVTLCGLLIYRGAARFYTADGTAGFAFGQNFPDLEFLTAGRFYGVPNTFIALVIISVVMWVVLHRSVFGRYLYAIGKNEEAARYSGIRTGRMVMSAYIICGLLTALSAIYFAMYTRSISPASHGQFYELYAIAAAVLGGFSLRGGEGSIVGVVLGTVLLQELQNLVNLLGIPSSLNFAVMGGVILIGVLIDQQWNAIRAQRRLVSAARQTETRAPDEATVPVVANHD from the coding sequence ATGATCAAGAAAGATCTCGGACTGCTGATTTTGATCGTCGTCGTCGGCATCGTCGTCGCCATCATAAACCCGCGCTTCCTACTGCCCATCAACCTGGCGAATACCGCCAACCTGATCGGCCTCTTCGGCATCCTGTCAATCGGCCAGGCCTTCGTCATCATTACCGGCGGCATCGAACTTTCCGTGGGTTCGCTCGTCGCGCTTCTCGGCGTGCTGTTCATCGATTTCATCGCGGTCCAGGACATGTCATGGATGCTGGCGCTGCCACTCATCCTGGTGCTCGGCGCGGTTATCGGTGCCATTCACGGCTGGCTGATCACCCGGCTGAACCTGCAACCCTTCGTCGTCACCCTCTGCGGCCTCCTGATCTATCGCGGGGCGGCGCGCTTCTACACGGCCGACGGAACGGCGGGTTTTGCATTCGGCCAAAATTTTCCGGACCTTGAATTCCTGACCGCCGGGCGGTTCTACGGCGTTCCCAATACCTTCATCGCGCTCGTCATCATTTCCGTGGTCATGTGGGTGGTGCTGCATCGCTCCGTCTTTGGGCGATATCTTTACGCAATCGGCAAGAACGAGGAGGCGGCCCGCTATTCCGGTATCCGCACCGGCCGGATGGTGATGTCGGCCTATATTATCTGCGGACTGCTGACGGCGCTTTCGGCGATCTATTTCGCCATGTACACACGCTCGATCTCGCCGGCGAGCCATGGGCAGTTCTATGAACTCTACGCGATTGCCGCCGCCGTGCTCGGCGGCTTTTCGCTGCGCGGCGGCGAGGGATCGATCGTTGGCGTCGTGCTCGGAACGGTGCTGCTCCAGGAGTTGCAGAACCTCGTCAATCTGCTTGGCATCCCCTCGTCGCTGAATTTCGCCGTTATGGGTGGCGTGATCCTCATTGGCGTCCTGATCGACCAGCAATGGAACGCGATCCGCGCGCAGCGTCGCCTCGTCTCCGCCGCCCGGCAGACCGAAACCCGCGCTCCGGACGAGGCGACAGTCCCGGTGGTCGCCAATCACGACTAG
- a CDS encoding sugar-binding protein, with product MKQLKRKNAALFIAGLVLSAAPLAASHADDKPTLAFVVNGASDFWKAAEAGVKKAQGEMPDYIMELKYPEQAAVAIQQRLMEDLVSAGVKGIMVSAVDPKTQTDGLNKIGSQTALFTTDSDAPKTNRVAYIGSSNVDAGKQAAEIAKKAMPDGGKCMGFVGLLGADNARERIEGMKEGLKGTKIELVDVRGDDIDQTRAKKNVEDALVANPDLTCMVGFYSYNTPRIYEALRDAGKLGQITVVGFDDDPITLGGVKEGTVAATVVQQPFEWAYQGMKLMAAYLKGDKSGVPADGLIIIPTVIIGKDDVDKYAANLKAMAGK from the coding sequence ATGAAACAGCTGAAACGTAAGAATGCAGCCTTGTTCATTGCCGGGTTGGTGCTGAGTGCGGCACCGTTGGCTGCATCCCATGCCGACGACAAGCCGACACTCGCATTCGTCGTCAACGGCGCGTCCGACTTCTGGAAAGCCGCCGAGGCGGGGGTGAAGAAGGCGCAGGGCGAAATGCCTGACTACATCATGGAGCTGAAGTATCCTGAGCAGGCGGCTGTCGCCATTCAGCAGCGTCTCATGGAGGACCTCGTCAGCGCCGGCGTCAAGGGGATCATGGTTTCCGCCGTCGATCCCAAGACCCAGACGGACGGCCTCAACAAGATCGGTTCGCAGACGGCTCTCTTCACCACCGACAGCGACGCACCGAAGACCAACCGCGTCGCCTATATCGGTTCCTCGAACGTCGACGCCGGCAAGCAGGCCGCCGAGATCGCCAAGAAGGCGATGCCGGATGGCGGCAAGTGCATGGGCTTCGTCGGTCTGCTGGGCGCCGATAATGCCCGCGAACGCATCGAAGGCATGAAGGAGGGGCTCAAGGGCACCAAGATCGAGCTTGTCGATGTCCGCGGTGACGATATCGACCAGACCCGCGCCAAGAAGAACGTCGAGGACGCGCTGGTGGCGAACCCCGACCTGACCTGCATGGTCGGCTTCTACTCCTACAACACCCCGCGCATCTACGAGGCGCTGCGCGACGCAGGCAAACTTGGCCAGATCACCGTCGTCGGCTTTGATGACGACCCGATCACGCTCGGCGGCGTCAAGGAAGGCACTGTCGCCGCGACCGTCGTACAGCAGCCGTTCGAATGGGCCTACCAGGGTATGAAACTCATGGCCGCTTACCTCAAGGGGGACAAGTCAGGCGTTCCCGCCGACGGCCTGATCATCATCCCCACCGTGATCATCGGCAAGGATGACGTGGACAAGTATGCTGCCAACCTGAAGGCCATGGCTGGTAAATAA